A window of the Haloarcula litorea genome harbors these coding sequences:
- a CDS encoding phytoene/squalene synthase family protein yields MSQNHTGRSPQEDITWCYDAVHRVSRTFSLTIAELDEPMAHDICVGYLLCRVADTIEDAGHIPPSTQSELLRTYSRVLDPSADASVRAFDEAAAEWLPETMTDDWEVVDNAARAVGVFRSLDERSLSAIRGPVRELVDGMAMFVDRYAEEGGLRIQTLDELEEYCWYAAGTVGTLVTGLVSHEATDEQVAQMERNARAFALLLQLVNVAKDAATDMEEENNVYLPLELLEQEGLDHGDVDDPTNVDSVVPVIEQVTERAEGYLDGAQRWLEAMPETRGNTLSAWAIPFLLAVGTIRELKARPEDVVHEGNVKISREEVHAVCQQFVGDENPPVADLRAKIAERPLHEY; encoded by the coding sequence ATGTCTCAGAACCACACTGGCCGGTCGCCACAGGAAGATATTACGTGGTGCTACGACGCCGTTCACAGAGTGTCACGGACGTTCAGTCTCACGATCGCGGAACTCGACGAGCCGATGGCACACGACATCTGCGTCGGGTATCTCCTCTGTCGCGTCGCCGACACGATCGAGGACGCGGGCCACATCCCGCCCTCGACGCAGTCGGAACTCCTCCGGACGTACAGCCGTGTCCTCGACCCCTCGGCCGACGCGTCGGTCAGGGCGTTCGACGAGGCCGCCGCCGAGTGGCTCCCCGAGACGATGACCGACGACTGGGAGGTCGTCGACAACGCCGCCCGCGCCGTCGGCGTGTTCCGCTCGCTCGACGAGCGCTCGCTGTCGGCCATCCGCGGCCCGGTCCGGGAACTCGTCGACGGGATGGCGATGTTCGTCGACCGCTACGCCGAGGAGGGCGGGCTCCGCATCCAGACGCTGGACGAACTCGAGGAGTACTGCTGGTACGCCGCCGGCACCGTCGGGACGCTCGTGACCGGGCTGGTCTCCCACGAGGCGACCGACGAGCAGGTCGCACAGATGGAGCGCAACGCCCGCGCGTTCGCCCTGCTCCTCCAGCTCGTTAATGTCGCGAAAGACGCCGCGACGGATATGGAGGAGGAGAACAACGTCTACCTCCCGCTTGAGTTGCTCGAACAGGAGGGGCTGGACCACGGCGACGTCGACGATCCAACGAACGTCGACAGCGTGGTGCCCGTCATCGAGCAGGTCACCGAGCGCGCCGAGGGCTACCTCGACGGCGCGCAGCGGTGGCTGGAGGCGATGCCCGAGACGCGGGGGAACACGCTCTCGGCGTGGGCCATCCCCTTCCTGCTGGCCGTCGGCACCATCCGCGAACTCAAGGCCCGCCCGGAGGACGTGGTCCACGAGGGCAACGTCAAGATCTCCCGCGAGGAGGTCCACGCCGTCTGCCAGCAGTTCGTCGGCGACGAGAACCCGCCGGTGGCCGACCTCCGCGCGAAGATCGCCGAACGGCCGCTCCACGAGTACTGA
- a CDS encoding glycoside hydrolase family 68 protein, translated as MDGDSLGDGSPGFGARAGWTREQAGGIERTADTVAPVFYPPEHDQVPEVHIWDTWFLRNRDGTLAEVDGYRVCFSLTAPADLLPGKRHDVATIRAFYSDDGRNWHNAGPVFDEALGQRQWAGSALYDDGDVYVFYTAAGEDGADELTYTQRIVGASGGTIHTGDGFELHGPWTHHDLLRPDGERYEREEQSRGMIYTFRDPWFFEDPATGETWLLFEANTPVPEGSDACGGDAAQQEFNGSVGLARSPTGDPLEWELADPLLDAVCVNQELERPHIVYTDGLYYLFVSSHQHTFAPGLEGFDALYGFVAEDLRGEYVPLNDSGLVVTNPVNAPFQAYSWMAFPHDDEVLVQSFFNYFDFAGASLDEIAHLPEAEQMRRFGGTLGPTVRLDAEGARTRILGKLGHWQIPRAGESLPPTDRELIARGQAGETDRYHSSD; from the coding sequence ATGGACGGCGACTCGCTGGGCGACGGGTCTCCGGGGTTCGGGGCCCGCGCCGGCTGGACACGCGAGCAGGCAGGAGGGATCGAACGGACGGCGGACACCGTCGCGCCAGTGTTCTACCCGCCCGAACACGATCAGGTGCCGGAGGTCCACATCTGGGACACGTGGTTCCTCCGGAACCGCGACGGGACCCTCGCCGAGGTGGACGGCTACCGGGTCTGTTTCTCGCTGACCGCGCCGGCGGACCTCCTGCCGGGCAAGCGCCACGACGTGGCGACCATCCGCGCGTTCTACTCCGACGACGGGCGGAACTGGCACAACGCCGGCCCGGTGTTCGACGAGGCGCTGGGCCAGCGCCAGTGGGCCGGGTCGGCGCTGTACGACGACGGCGACGTCTACGTCTTCTACACGGCCGCCGGCGAGGACGGGGCCGATGAGCTCACCTACACCCAGCGCATCGTCGGCGCGAGCGGCGGGACGATCCACACCGGCGACGGCTTCGAACTGCACGGTCCCTGGACCCACCACGACCTCCTGCGGCCCGACGGCGAGCGCTACGAGCGGGAAGAGCAGTCCCGCGGGATGATCTACACGTTCCGTGACCCGTGGTTCTTCGAGGACCCCGCCACGGGCGAGACGTGGCTCCTGTTCGAGGCCAACACACCGGTCCCCGAGGGCAGCGACGCCTGCGGCGGCGACGCCGCACAACAGGAGTTCAACGGCAGCGTCGGGCTCGCACGCTCGCCGACCGGCGACCCCCTGGAGTGGGAGCTGGCCGACCCGCTGCTGGACGCCGTCTGCGTCAACCAGGAGCTGGAGCGCCCACACATCGTGTACACGGACGGCCTGTACTACCTGTTCGTCTCCAGCCACCAGCACACGTTCGCACCCGGGCTGGAGGGGTTCGACGCCCTCTACGGCTTCGTCGCCGAGGACCTCCGGGGCGAGTACGTCCCGCTGAACGACTCCGGGCTGGTCGTGACCAACCCCGTGAACGCCCCGTTCCAGGCGTACTCGTGGATGGCCTTCCCCCACGACGACGAGGTGCTGGTCCAGAGCTTCTTCAACTACTTCGACTTCGCGGGCGCGTCGCTGGACGAGATCGCGCACCTCCCCGAGGCCGAACAGATGCGCCGGTTCGGCGGGACGCTCGGCCCGACCGTCCGGCTCGACGCCGAGGGGGCCAGGACGCGCATCCTCGGGAAGCTCGGCCACTGGCAGATCCCGAGAGCGGGCGAGTCGCTTCCCCCGACCGACCGGGAACTGATCGCCCGTGGGCAGGCCGGCGAGACCGACCGGTACCACTCCTCGGACTGA
- a CDS encoding GH32 C-terminal domain-containing protein, with the protein MGVPRRIGCLSAGTLSDEQTAAYEWCDGRFETVERRDLDAVDPTAYDVLWWHRDDPFDGDAVAGEPAERLREYVRSGGSLLLTLGAMTAVEPLGFDPVGPDATGWEEIDEPVGPLWKTLSADHPIAEGFDTLRVHTRGPGVTVPYARYEAVAPAEGDVLASTARGDTDVVKQMATVLWEPGDGRVVGVGSAVSFLQPTHDVCHRNRETLIGNALTHLAGEDSVPLTGRPKDAAAFAAMRDRLAGDTHRPTYHLTPPANWLNDPNGLIHWNGQYHVFYQYNPTGPFHNTIHWGHAVSDDLINWVDRPVALSPSPNGPDRDGCWSGCAVDDDGTPTILYTGGRDKQQLPCIATAADDDLTGWIKDPENPIIEETPTEPAVLRTEDWEGEFRDHCVWREDGTWQQLIGAGIEGGGGAALLYTSEDLRDWEYRGPILTGDRDTAGTVWECPELLDFGDRQLLHVSNYEDVVYFLGTYEDGEFDVERRDRLDHGDFYAPQSMWTDDGRILTWGWLPEARDLSGQWDAGWSGALSVPRELSLADDGGLCQRPAPELTELRGENLHHDRIDLAGGDRQRLAVDSRAFEFRATVRLEDAEAVELSVLETPEREEYTPITYTRNSEIRVDRGPASRDEQATSDTQRMRVTPYDSPLSLRVFVDGSVVEVFANERHCLTSRVYPTSDAATGVSLTAEGGSATVASLDLWEMDSMWREQGTGDADGSASPVDPGTIRD; encoded by the coding sequence ATGGGAGTCCCGCGACGTATCGGTTGTCTGTCCGCCGGCACGCTCTCCGACGAGCAGACGGCGGCCTACGAGTGGTGCGACGGACGGTTCGAGACCGTCGAGCGCCGCGACCTCGACGCCGTCGATCCGACGGCCTACGACGTCCTCTGGTGGCACCGCGACGACCCGTTCGACGGCGACGCCGTCGCCGGCGAGCCGGCCGAACGGCTCCGCGAGTACGTGCGTTCGGGCGGCTCGCTGCTGTTGACCCTCGGCGCGATGACCGCCGTCGAACCGTTGGGCTTCGACCCGGTCGGACCCGACGCGACCGGCTGGGAGGAGATCGACGAACCCGTCGGCCCGCTGTGGAAGACGCTGTCCGCCGACCACCCGATCGCGGAGGGGTTCGACACGCTCCGCGTCCACACCCGCGGTCCCGGCGTCACGGTGCCGTACGCCCGCTACGAGGCGGTCGCGCCCGCCGAGGGGGACGTGCTCGCCAGCACGGCGCGTGGCGACACCGACGTGGTCAAGCAGATGGCGACGGTCCTCTGGGAACCGGGCGACGGGCGCGTCGTCGGCGTCGGCTCGGCGGTCTCGTTCCTCCAGCCGACCCACGACGTCTGCCACCGGAACCGGGAGACGCTGATCGGCAACGCCCTGACTCACCTCGCGGGCGAGGACTCGGTCCCGCTGACCGGGCGGCCGAAAGACGCCGCGGCGTTCGCGGCGATGCGCGACCGGCTCGCCGGCGACACCCACCGACCGACCTACCACCTGACGCCGCCGGCCAACTGGCTCAACGACCCCAACGGGCTCATCCACTGGAACGGCCAGTACCACGTCTTCTACCAGTACAACCCGACCGGTCCGTTCCACAACACCATCCACTGGGGCCACGCGGTCAGCGACGACCTGATCAACTGGGTGGACCGGCCGGTCGCGCTGTCTCCCTCCCCGAACGGTCCCGACCGCGACGGCTGCTGGTCCGGGTGTGCGGTCGACGACGACGGGACGCCGACCATCCTCTACACCGGCGGCCGGGACAAGCAACAGCTCCCCTGTATCGCGACGGCGGCCGACGACGACCTGACGGGCTGGATCAAGGACCCCGAGAACCCGATCATCGAGGAGACCCCCACCGAGCCGGCGGTCCTGCGAACCGAGGACTGGGAGGGAGAGTTCCGCGACCACTGCGTCTGGCGCGAGGACGGCACCTGGCAACAGCTCATCGGGGCCGGTATCGAGGGCGGCGGCGGCGCGGCCCTGCTGTACACCTCCGAGGACCTCCGGGACTGGGAGTACCGGGGCCCCATCCTCACCGGGGATCGCGACACGGCCGGCACCGTCTGGGAGTGCCCCGAACTGCTGGACTTCGGCGACCGACAGCTGTTGCACGTCTCGAACTACGAGGACGTGGTGTACTTCCTCGGTACCTACGAGGACGGCGAGTTCGACGTCGAACGCCGTGACAGGCTCGACCACGGGGACTTCTACGCGCCACAGTCGATGTGGACCGACGACGGCCGCATCCTCACCTGGGGCTGGCTCCCGGAGGCGCGTGACCTGAGCGGACAGTGGGACGCCGGCTGGTCCGGTGCGCTGTCGGTGCCCCGCGAGCTGTCGCTGGCCGACGACGGCGGCCTCTGCCAGCGGCCAGCGCCCGAACTCACCGAGCTCCGCGGGGAGAACCTCCACCACGATCGGATCGACCTCGCGGGCGGCGACAGACAGCGCCTCGCCGTCGACAGCCGGGCCTTCGAGTTCCGGGCGACGGTGCGCTTGGAGGACGCCGAGGCCGTCGAACTCTCGGTGCTGGAGACGCCCGAGCGCGAGGAGTACACCCCCATCACGTACACGCGAAACAGCGAGATCCGCGTCGACCGCGGGCCGGCGAGCCGCGACGAGCAGGCCACCAGCGACACCCAGCGGATGCGGGTCACGCCCTACGACTCGCCGCTGTCGCTGCGGGTGTTCGTCGACGGCAGCGTCGTCGAGGTGTTCGCCAACGAACGCCACTGCCTGACCAGTCGCGTCTATCCGACGAGCGACGCGGCGACGGGCGTCTCGCTGACCGCCGAGGGTGGCAGCGCGACGGTCGCGTCGCTGGACCTCTGGGAGATGGACAGTATGTGGCGCGAGCAGGGCACCGGTGACGCCGACGGGTCGGCGTCACCGGTCGACCCCGGGACGATCCGCGACTAA
- a CDS encoding rod shape-determining protein: protein MSDEDADDATADGPTTGGESVPVGVKLGSTRTVIALPDAHGTENRIIRTLTCMATYEDALTGEEKILYGEEAAREYPDRVQYMLRSGLPEDADRAEMTKTFFEALIEENDIPADSGVVYAIPTIDNPAGLENLREVIEDSGIGLSLVESYPESLCGSIPAFGDGLDAIDEIFVSVNMGSTNLEASAYRRGEQLSPFTTGGITGNEVDRRIANYVEEETQGRVNIDTQTAREYKEEHADFVDFEPFTDIIQQPGGGTHEFTIERSVMDAVDEYLDDAVDEIANVFLPELANDYMKVYKLALDRPIVLTGGMACIPGIVEEFEERLSEELNREVSATAADQPDVAPTVGAQRIAARLVENS from the coding sequence ATGAGTGACGAGGACGCGGACGACGCCACGGCGGACGGCCCGACGACCGGCGGCGAGTCGGTGCCGGTCGGCGTGAAGCTCGGCAGCACCCGGACGGTCATCGCCCTCCCGGACGCCCACGGGACCGAGAACCGGATCATCAGGACCCTCACCTGTATGGCGACCTACGAGGACGCCCTGACCGGCGAGGAGAAGATCCTCTACGGCGAGGAGGCCGCCCGCGAGTACCCCGACCGCGTACAGTATATGCTCCGGTCGGGGCTGCCCGAGGACGCCGACCGCGCGGAGATGACCAAGACGTTCTTCGAGGCGCTCATCGAGGAGAACGACATCCCCGCCGACAGCGGCGTCGTCTACGCCATCCCCACCATCGACAACCCCGCTGGGCTGGAGAACCTCCGGGAGGTCATCGAGGACTCCGGGATCGGGCTCTCCCTGGTCGAGAGCTACCCCGAGTCGCTGTGTGGCTCGATCCCCGCCTTCGGCGACGGCCTCGACGCCATCGACGAGATCTTCGTCTCGGTCAACATGGGGTCGACGAACCTCGAGGCCTCCGCCTACCGCCGTGGCGAACAGCTCTCGCCGTTCACCACCGGCGGCATCACGGGCAACGAGGTCGACCGCCGCATCGCCAACTACGTCGAGGAGGAGACTCAGGGCCGGGTCAACATCGACACGCAGACCGCCCGCGAGTACAAGGAGGAACACGCCGACTTCGTCGACTTCGAGCCGTTCACGGACATCATCCAGCAGCCCGGCGGCGGCACCCACGAGTTCACGATCGAGCGGTCCGTGATGGACGCGGTCGACGAGTACCTCGACGACGCCGTCGACGAGATCGCGAACGTCTTCCTGCCGGAACTGGCAAACGACTACATGAAGGTGTACAAGCTGGCGCTGGACCGCCCCATCGTCCTCACCGGCGGGATGGCCTGCATCCCGGGGATCGTCGAGGAGTTCGAGGAGCGACTGAGCGAGGAACTGAACCGGGAGGTCTCCGCGACCGCCGCCGACCAGCCCGACGTGGCTCCGACGGTCGGCGCACAGCGCATCGCGGCCCGTCTCGTCGAGAACAGCTAA
- a CDS encoding FlaD/FlaE family flagellar protein, whose product MTINPRDYDLDELREMARKRSDDGGLGEEGEVPDPAELDVGLDEADGEGLAGNSFRSGLYRELLPFLGSDSEEKPYLEGLPETYAAEFVVFEWLEFLLMHSGYQGADEALAYYEDIDWITEAVRADLSEYLLGIDESATNDGNDLSVDDHLLSLVYVAKLSSMG is encoded by the coding sequence ATGACTATCAATCCGCGCGACTACGACTTAGACGAGCTGCGGGAGATGGCCCGCAAGCGCAGCGACGACGGCGGACTCGGCGAGGAGGGCGAGGTCCCGGACCCCGCCGAGCTGGACGTGGGGCTGGACGAGGCGGACGGCGAGGGCCTGGCCGGCAACTCCTTCCGCTCGGGGTTGTACCGGGAACTGCTGCCGTTCCTCGGCAGCGATAGCGAGGAGAAACCGTACCTCGAAGGCCTGCCGGAGACCTACGCCGCGGAGTTCGTCGTCTTCGAGTGGCTGGAGTTCCTGCTGATGCACTCGGGCTACCAGGGGGCCGACGAGGCGCTGGCGTACTACGAGGACATCGACTGGATCACCGAGGCCGTGCGGGCCGACCTCTCGGAGTACCTGCTGGGGATCGACGAGTCCGCGACCAACGACGGCAACGACCTCAGCGTCGACGACCACCTGCTGAGCCTGGTGTACGTCGCCAAGCTCTCGTCGATGGGCTGA
- a CDS encoding ParA family protein has product MSRGSSAGPARVCVTNAKGGTGKTTVAINVAGALNDRGRDVLFVDLDPQGNATEGLGLVEAYDAQPPTLFDALTGDPATLGDLVVEHEEMDVVPSNIDMLQAEHELTIADLLARVGEGTSGVDPNALAEFAINVGPETVGGGHALDALDRALDTVSGYDYVIVDSPPFYGKLTDAGVYAAGHILIPALAEATSERAIELLMDQMAALERETDVTVETLGVVANRVETTSEDEMMLEWFDAAFPDSPVWEVRKRVALQRAYTQGTSVFAADEQCDMASVFGDIADALDRQFGYTEVTA; this is encoded by the coding sequence ATGAGTCGGGGTTCATCCGCCGGACCGGCCAGGGTCTGTGTCACCAACGCGAAGGGCGGCACCGGCAAGACGACAGTCGCCATCAACGTGGCGGGGGCGCTGAACGACAGGGGCCGGGACGTGCTGTTCGTCGACCTCGACCCGCAGGGCAACGCCACCGAGGGGCTTGGGCTGGTCGAGGCCTACGACGCCCAGCCCCCGACGCTGTTCGACGCGCTCACCGGCGACCCGGCGACTCTCGGCGACCTCGTCGTCGAACACGAGGAGATGGACGTCGTCCCCTCGAACATCGACATGCTCCAGGCCGAGCACGAACTCACCATCGCCGACCTGCTGGCCCGGGTCGGCGAGGGGACGAGCGGCGTCGACCCGAATGCGCTGGCAGAGTTCGCCATCAACGTCGGGCCGGAGACGGTCGGCGGCGGCCACGCGCTTGACGCGCTGGACCGGGCGTTAGACACCGTCTCGGGGTACGACTACGTGATCGTCGACTCCCCGCCGTTCTACGGGAAGCTGACCGACGCCGGCGTCTACGCCGCCGGCCACATCCTGATCCCGGCGCTTGCCGAGGCCACCTCCGAGCGCGCCATCGAACTACTGATGGACCAGATGGCCGCGCTGGAACGGGAGACGGACGTCACGGTGGAGACGCTGGGCGTCGTCGCCAACCGCGTCGAGACCACCAGCGAGGACGAGATGATGCTGGAGTGGTTCGACGCCGCGTTCCCGGACAGCCCGGTGTGGGAGGTCCGCAAGCGCGTGGCGCTCCAGCGGGCCTACACGCAGGGGACCTCCGTCTTCGCGGCCGACGAGCAGTGCGATATGGCGAGCGTCTTCGGCGACATCGCCGACGCGCTCGACAGGCAGTTCGGATACACCGAGGTGACAGCATGA
- a CDS encoding chemotaxis protein CheW, which translates to MSDDDRMDRAERIRNMRQGNRAASEDGEDDGETGTDGDGPDETVDDGTGESPSATEPDARSAGDDPAGRPSAADAAGEATADGERAETPGDDAGTADEGRDPAAVARRAAESAAQVTGDGTAAEEGGATGDAATPGDVSATAAPMQGPSGVELPDQELLEAAMEQGTGARSAGGARATAAEGETTADEETVRVLEFALGEERYCLDIEYVEEIVKRESVTRVPNTPDYVEGVVDLRGQITTILEPTAMMDVDDAGEQPLIVVFDPDMFEEQGAIGWVVDEVRQVVPVAESAVNASPVDADYINGVVDRDGEDQFVIWVEPDDALLAATGDGED; encoded by the coding sequence ATGAGCGACGACGACCGTATGGACAGAGCAGAGCGCATCCGCAACATGCGCCAGGGGAACAGGGCGGCGAGCGAGGACGGCGAGGACGACGGTGAGACCGGAACCGACGGCGACGGCCCCGACGAGACAGTCGACGACGGCACCGGCGAGTCGCCGTCCGCGACCGAGCCGGACGCCAGATCGGCCGGCGACGACCCCGCCGGACGTCCCTCGGCGGCCGACGCGGCCGGCGAGGCGACCGCGGACGGCGAGCGCGCCGAGACGCCCGGGGACGACGCCGGAACGGCCGACGAGGGACGGGACCCCGCCGCGGTCGCGCGTCGCGCCGCCGAGTCGGCGGCCCAGGTGACCGGGGACGGGACTGCGGCCGAGGAGGGCGGCGCGACAGGCGACGCCGCCACGCCGGGCGACGTCTCCGCGACGGCCGCCCCGATGCAGGGACCCAGTGGCGTCGAACTCCCCGACCAAGAGCTCCTGGAGGCCGCGATGGAGCAGGGCACGGGCGCGCGCTCGGCCGGCGGCGCTCGCGCGACGGCCGCCGAGGGGGAGACGACCGCCGACGAGGAGACCGTCCGAGTGCTCGAGTTCGCGCTTGGCGAGGAGCGCTACTGCCTCGACATCGAGTACGTCGAGGAGATCGTCAAACGCGAGTCGGTGACGCGAGTACCCAACACGCCCGACTACGTCGAGGGCGTCGTCGACCTCCGAGGGCAGATCACGACCATCCTCGAACCGACCGCGATGATGGACGTGGACGACGCCGGCGAACAGCCGCTGATCGTCGTCTTCGACCCGGACATGTTCGAGGAGCAGGGGGCCATCGGCTGGGTTGTCGACGAGGTCCGGCAGGTGGTCCCCGTCGCCGAGTCCGCGGTCAACGCCTCGCCGGTCGACGCCGACTACATCAACGGCGTCGTCGACCGCGACGGGGAGGACCAGTTCGTCATCTGGGTCGAACCGGACGACGCCCTGCTGGCGGCGACCGGCGACGGCGAGGACTAA
- a CDS encoding NAD(P)/FAD-dependent oxidoreductase, producing the protein MRVAVLGAGYAGLSVARKLERALPADTDLVVVDERSDHLVQHELHRVVRRPSLADDISVPLDEVLDCAVRRANVTAVDADAGVATLSADGETERLSYDVGVVCLGAETAFYDLPGVREHATPLKRLDHARRIRRAFLELGDGDRVVVGGAGLSGVQVAGELAALADEEGTDTEVLLLEQMATVAPSFPESFQRAVHEALVEAGVTVRTGTGVERADDETIALSNGEALAYDQFVWTGGIQGPAALDDERPAVRADLRLGASTFAVGDAARVVDADGEAVPASASAAIREAGVAADNVVSLVEHRRNGDGFEPRLARYRFDVPGWLVSVGDDAVAKVGPTVLTGRAATALKTTVGAGYLGSVGAIRQATDLVREELDAAVEADAVPADADDPDDVVDVSERD; encoded by the coding sequence ATGCGTGTCGCCGTCCTCGGTGCCGGTTACGCCGGCCTGTCGGTCGCCCGGAAGCTCGAACGCGCCCTGCCCGCCGACACCGACCTGGTCGTCGTCGACGAGCGCTCCGACCACCTCGTCCAGCACGAGCTCCACCGGGTCGTCCGCCGGCCCTCGCTGGCCGACGACATCTCCGTCCCGCTCGACGAGGTGCTGGACTGTGCGGTCCGACGGGCGAACGTCACGGCCGTCGACGCCGACGCCGGCGTCGCGACCCTCTCGGCCGACGGTGAGACGGAGCGACTGTCCTACGACGTGGGCGTTGTCTGTCTCGGGGCCGAGACGGCCTTCTACGACCTCCCCGGCGTCCGCGAACACGCGACGCCGCTGAAGCGGCTCGACCACGCCCGGCGTATCCGACGGGCGTTCCTCGAACTCGGCGACGGGGACCGCGTCGTCGTCGGCGGTGCCGGCCTGTCGGGCGTACAGGTGGCCGGCGAACTGGCCGCGCTGGCAGACGAGGAGGGGACGGACACGGAGGTCCTGCTGTTGGAACAGATGGCGACCGTCGCCCCCTCGTTCCCCGAGTCGTTCCAGCGGGCGGTCCACGAGGCGCTGGTCGAGGCCGGCGTCACGGTCAGGACGGGGACCGGCGTCGAGCGCGCCGACGACGAGACGATCGCGCTGTCGAACGGCGAGGCGCTCGCCTACGACCAGTTCGTCTGGACCGGCGGCATCCAGGGACCGGCGGCGCTGGACGACGAGCGCCCGGCCGTGCGCGCGGACCTCCGGTTGGGGGCGTCGACGTTCGCCGTCGGCGACGCCGCTCGCGTGGTCGACGCCGACGGCGAGGCCGTCCCCGCCAGCGCGTCGGCCGCGATCCGCGAGGCCGGCGTCGCGGCCGACAACGTGGTCTCGCTGGTCGAGCACCGCAGAAACGGCGACGGGTTCGAGCCGCGCCTCGCCCGCTACCGGTTCGACGTGCCGGGCTGGCTGGTCTCGGTCGGCGACGACGCCGTCGCGAAGGTCGGCCCGACCGTCCTGACCGGCCGGGCCGCGACGGCGCTGAAGACGACGGTCGGTGCCGGCTACCTCGGCAGCGTCGGCGCGATCCGGCAGGCGACCGACCTCGTCCGGGAGGAACTGGACGCGGCGGTCGAGGCCGACGCGGTGCCGGCGGACGCCGACGACCCCGACGACGTGGTCGACGTCTCGGAGCGCGATTAG